The Methanocellales archaeon genome contains a region encoding:
- a CDS encoding helix-turn-helix domain-containing protein: MIAMDSAKLLDILGNENRRKILQLLSQRPHYISEIVNQLNVGPKAVLGHLEMLERAGLIECLNEQRRKYFYITGNVQLDVSLSPYLYGMEVSPIRIDAEEQRRVRQEYSSMNALLNQELQRLHALRRELMLAQRSAQSRIIEIMNLCSEMIDNIASDPIEAEILLTLVGGARTAEKLSKELNLPADQIERSLNKLKEKRAIIEKEREWYIR; this comes from the coding sequence ATGATAGCTATGGACTCTGCTAAACTGCTGGACATACTGGGCAACGAGAATAGGAGAAAGATACTTCAATTGCTCTCTCAACGACCCCATTACATATCTGAGATCGTAAATCAACTAAATGTGGGTCCTAAAGCCGTCCTTGGCCATTTGGAGATGTTGGAGAGAGCAGGTCTCATTGAATGCTTGAATGAGCAACGGCGTAAATACTTTTATATCACAGGCAATGTCCAACTGGATGTTTCTTTATCACCCTACCTGTATGGGATGGAAGTGAGCCCCATCAGGATAGATGCTGAAGAGCAGAGAAGAGTTAGGCAAGAGTACAGTTCGATGAATGCACTGCTAAACCAGGAGTTACAGCGATTGCACGCATTACGCAGGGAATTGATGCTCGCACAGAGATCCGCTCAATCGAGGATCATCGAGATTATGAACTTATGCTCTGAAATGATCGACAATATCGCATCAGATCCCATAGAGGCAGAGATATTATTGACTTTGGTCGGGGGGGCTAGAACAGCAGAGAAGCTTTCAAAGGAGTTGAACCTCCCTGCCGACCAAATTGAAAGAAGTCTTAATAAGTTGAAAGAAAAAAGAGCAATCATTGAGAAAGAGAGAGAATGGTATATTAGGTGA